One Pseudorasbora parva isolate DD20220531a chromosome 4, ASM2467924v1, whole genome shotgun sequence genomic region harbors:
- the si:ch73-109d9.3 gene encoding uncharacterized protein si:ch73-109d9.3, producing MTDTLVLSFQTRLSAVMETILKTTMYEITRLVEESFLEQMDRGKRESEVLKRRLIVSEAKLRERDRFKRVRCVDCGRTAVSRRRVLQRGLETQSSLDPPLVVKQENASDNSWRCSPKGNTNQEKPLTTLETKTAVQVDEQHKPGGEVKEETTEARDTQACLVIHSQVHKQKDPQNNVEETNRNTDSDHKPGGTSCTERPGDENELRNRNPQKWFDPKTDPSVRSSVSQPEPVRTSVSSESPGLRPQVSSIDSGPVKQEVIVMLPPDWEEMERIRPQIASAHNSAKKTASNLQPGDPLTARPQVQERVSYPAPPVKVQSLAPQAMQHLRSPVRKNTKMVLNPNAVVTDHSASDVNRAQSICKGLPTSKPSHVRQYPEGAATGERSFSTVHPGRSLPQMVNMRVQGDTRQHSSRMMHNCNQCGKGFSHLCHLRAHQQIHTGERQFCCTICGRSFTKLSNLKAHRRVHTGERPYICTDCGKRFTQKCNLKRHQRIHSEFTQSSI from the exons ATGACGGACACGCTGGTCCTCTCCTTCCAGACTCGGCTGTCCGCGGTCATGGAAACTATTCTCAAGACCACGATGTACGAGATCACCAGGTTAGTGGAGGAGAGCTTTCTGGAGCAGATGGATCGAGGCAAACGAGAATCCGAGGTGTTAAAACGGAGGCTGATAGTGTCGGAGGCCAAACTGAGGGAACGGGATAGGTTTAAGAGGGTGAGGTGTGTGGACTGTGGGCGGACAGCAGTGTCCAGGAGGAGGGTACTACAGAGAGGCCTCGAAACACAGAGCA GTTTGGACCCTCCACTTGTTGTAAAGCAGGAAAATGCTTCTGATAATAGCTGGAGGTGCAGTCCCAAAGGAAACACAAATCAGGAGAAGCCTTTAACAACTCTGGAAACTAAAACT GCTGTTCAAGTGGATGAGCAGCATAAACCTGGAGGAGAAGTGAAAGAGGAAACAACAGAGGCTAGAGACACACAAGCTTGTCTAGTGATACACTCTCAAGTACACAAACAAAAAGATCCTCAAAACAATGTGGAAGAGACCAACCGCAATACAGATTCTGACCATAAACCAGGTGGAACGTCCTGCACTGAAAGACCTGGGGATGAGAATGAGCTCAGAAACAGAAACCCCCAGAAATGGTTTGACCCTAAAACAGACCCTTCAGTGAGGTCATCTGTTTCACAGCCAGAACCAGTCAGGACATCCGTATCTTCAGAGTCTCCGGGTTTGAGACCGCAGGTAAGCAGCATAGACTCAGGGCCTGTTAAACAGGAAGTTATAGTGATGCTTCCACCAGACTGGGAGGAAATGGAGAGAATCAGGCCTCAGATTGCTTCTGCTCACAACAGTGCTAAGAAGACGGCATCGAACCTTCAGCCTGGAGATCCTCTTACCGCTAGACCTCAAGTACAGGAGCGAGTCTCCTATCCTGCTCCTCCCGTCAAGGTTCAGAGCCTTGCTCCACAAGCTATGCAGCATCTCAGATCACCTGTTAGGAAGAACACAAAAATGGTTTTAAATCCCAATGCGGTTGTGACAGATCACAGTGCCAGTGATGTAAACAGAGCACAATCCATCTGCAAAGGCCTACCTACTTCCAAACCCTCTCATGTCCGTCAGTATCCTGAAGGAGCCGCTACAGGTGAAAGAAGTTTCAGTACCGTACATCCAGGACGAAGTCTGCCACAGATGGTAAACATGAGGGTTCAAGGGGACACGCGCCAGCATTCGTCAAGGATGATGCACAATTGCAACCAGTGTGGAAAAGGCTTCTCTCATCTTTGTCACCTCAGAGCTCACCAACAGATTCACACAGGTGAGAGGCAGTTCTGCTGTACCATCTGTGGACGGAGTTTCACTAAACTGAGTAACCTGAAAGCACACCGCAGGGTTCACACTGGCGAGAGACCTTACATCTGCACAGACTGCGGGAAAAGGTTTACCCAGAAATGCAACTTAAAGAGACATCAGAGAATTCACTCTGAATTCACACAGTCCAGTATATGA
- the si:ch73-109d9.2 gene encoding zinc finger and SCAN domain-containing protein 2, whose protein sequence is MSDAIHSFQTQLSGVMETVFKAAMFEITRLVEDSFVKEVSRSREQVETLKKRLQWSECKRKNQEISVRKLRCAECDKARVCNDEREEQSPQPENERSLKQERIPDGNWGSCELETDTLLGKERLEDQTRPSNTAESAGTGDRKLDCVLKEEALYVNAGNKELQDGWTLDTEGAEVTDFSAHGYIEQELQQIQEDWSSGLEQNADSDSYTNIVAAQGLPYRTRYDAEELTSYGVHELDMGDGQGEKTQDTLGHAVSVGVGTDQKDLDIDEEGGRRYSSSLRSRGGNRGSLPAQVNPETEDVDRDMHCLFINADGHLQDTSALTEVRSGIAEGAGHKGHSLYAGDTASGSHYKGHALNHSLKSNVGQALGDTRDSVKGYQASNRVTSSPAYTCNQCGKKFTQACNLKVHQRVHQRDGLHLCNHCGKGYSSFSDLRRHRCSQTGDKPYTCMLCGNKFSRLWNLKLHQRIHTQEKPHKCTMCSKSFTRADILKVHQRTHTGERPYGCAICGLSFKRMDRLKLHQRKHSADPNNQ, encoded by the exons ATGTCCGACGCCATACACTCGTTTCAGACACAGCTGTCCGGGGTCATGGAGACCGTTTTCAAAGCTGCCATGTTTGAGATCACCCGACTCGTGGAGGACAGTTTCGTGAAGGAAGTGTCCCGTAGTCGAGAGCAGGTGGAGACTCTAAAGAAGAGGCTTCAGTGGAGCGAGTGTAAAAGGAAAAATCAAGAGATAAGCGTCAGGAAACTGAGGTGTGCAGAGTGTGACAAAGCTCGTGTGTGTAACGATGAAAGAGAAGAACAGTCACCACAACCAG AAAATGAACGCAGCCTCAAACAGGAGAGAATTCCAGATGGGAACTGGGGAAGCTGTGAGTTGGAGACTGACACACTTTTGGGAAAAGAGAGATTAGAAGATCAAACCAGACCCAGTAACACAGCAGAG TCTGCCGGTACAGGGGACAGGAAACTGGACTGCGTATTGAAAGAGGAGGCCCTCTATGTCAATGCTGGTAATAAGGAGCTTCAGGATGGGTGGACACTGGATACTGAAG GAGCTGAGGTGACTGATTTCTCAGCTCACGGTTACATTGAGCAAGAGCTGCAACAGATTCAGGAAGACTGGAGCTCCGGACTGGAACAGAACGCTGACAGCGATTCTTACACAAATATTGTAGCCGCTCAGGGCTTGCCTTACCGTACACGTTACGATGCAGAAGAGCTGACGAGCTACGGTGTACATGAACTAGACATGGGAGACGGTCAGGGAGAAAAAACTCAAGACACATTGGGTCATGCAGTATCGGTTGGAGTTGGGACTGATCAAAAGGACCTGGACATAGACGAGGAAGGTGGAAGACGTTATAGTTCTTCCCTTAGGAGTAGGGGTGGAAACAGAGGATCTTTACCTGCGCAAGTCAACCCTGAGACAGAAGACGTGGATAGAGATATGCactgtttatttattaatgcaGATGGCCACTTGCAAGACACGAGTGCCCTTACGGAAGTTCGCAGTGGGATTGCAGAAGGTGCTGGACATAAAGGACACTCACTTTATGCTGGGGACACAGCCAGTGGTTCACATTATAAAGGACATGCATTGAATCACTCTCTGAAGTCTAATGTTGGACAAGCATTAGGTGACACCAGGGATTCTGTGAAAGGCTACCAAGCCTCCAATCGAGTCACTTCAAGTCCCGCATACACTTGTAACCAGTGCGGTAAGAAGTTCACTCAGGCGTGCAACCTAAAAGTCCACCAGCGTGTCCACCAGCGGGACGGTCTCCACTTGTGCAACCACTGCGGGAAAGGTTACTCGTCCTTCAGTGACCTGCGTAGGCACAGATGCAGCCAGACCGGGGACAAACCCTACACATGCATGCTTTGTGGAAACAAATTCAGCCGGCTGTGGAATCTCAAGCTGCATCAACGCATTCACACGCAGGAGAAACCACACAAGTGCACTATGTGCAGTAAGAGCTTTACTCGGGCCGACATCTTGAAAGTCCATCAACGTACCCATACAGGAGAAAGACCGTATGGCTGTGCTATCTGTGGACTGAGTTTTAAACGAATGGACCGTCTTAAGTTACATCAGCGCAAACATAGTGCTGACCCGAATAACCAATGA
- the si:ch73-109d9.1 gene encoding uncharacterized protein si:ch73-109d9.1 isoform X2 — MSEALFLTFQTQLSVVMETVLKSAMFEITRLVEDSFLEEVGHRKQEVEVLKRRLQLSESKLRERERECERGRKIRCSDCGRAGDSSNRDESQPVETVRGANTLCLGLSLRDQSTNQPTLTEEMWNTRQRLESNKKTTTNSHSKEKNDVHRNSVKEIITPNSSAPIPQDFLQRLLGNSAIQSGSTSDFKPKVNDVDQSEKDFTLDKEMDSNHSRLIQSPSTQEAQEDLPMSSPNDRVKSETELDLLSVKEEEEMVPVWDSVNRDDGCHAEMADPSQGELGGSCDQDEIQIGQRFAEHSSTEQGNSHALNKQRTFSIVAREILTQFQVWQRACYSRNIEWGPITAKIISALPHLYGREAEVIVRCTKMLHNRRDYLRRRAKQMHHRGFR; from the exons ATGTCGGAAGCCCTTTTCCTCACATTCCAGACTCAGCTCTCCGTTGTCATGGAGACCGTCCTTAAATCAGCCATGTTTGAAATAACCAGGCTGGTGGAAGACAGCTTCCTTGAGGAAGTGGGTCATCGTAAACAAGAGGTGGAGGTCTTGAAACGAAGGCTACAGTTGTCTGAGAGTAAActgagggagagggagagggaatGTGAACGGGGGAGGAAGATACGATGCTCTGACTGCGGAAGAGCAGGAGATTCCAGCAACAGAGATGAGAGCCAGCCTGTAGAGACAGTCCGGG GAGCAAACACACTTTGTTTAGGACTAAGCCTGAGAGATCAGTCTACCAATCAGCCTACACTGACTGAAGAAATGTGGAATACAAGACAACGCCTGGAGtctaacaaaaaaacaacaacaaactcaCACTCTAAAGAGAAGAACGATGTACACAGGAATAGTGTAAAAGAGATCATCACACCTAACTCCAGTGCACCAATTCCTCAGGATTTTCTGCAGAGGCTTCTGGGAAATTCAGCAATCCAGAGCGGGTCCACTAGTGACTTCAAACCCAAAGTGAATGATGTAGACCAATCTGAAAAGGACTTTACTCTTGATAAGGAAATGGACTCAAACCACTCAAGACTGATACAAAGTCCTTCGACTCAGGAAGCGCAAGAGGATTTGCCAATGTCTTCACCAAACGACAGAGTAAAATCAGAGACAGAGCTGGATCTCCTATCTgtcaaagaagaagaagagatgGTTCCAGTGTGGGATAGCGTCAACAGAGATGACGGTTGCCATGCAGAAATGGCTGATCCGAGTCAGGGAGAGCTCGGAGGATCTTGTGATCAGGATGAGATACAG aTTGGCCAAAGGTTTGCAGAACACTCTTCAACAGAACAAGGAAATTCACACGCTCTAAACAAGCAGAGAACATTCAGT ATTGTGGCCAGAGAGATCCTAACTCAGTTTCAGGTGTGGCAGAGGGCTTGCTATAGCAGGAACATTGAGTGGGGCCCGATTACAGCAAAG ATCATATCTGCACTGCCGCATTTGTATGGACGAGAGGCAGAGGTGATCGTAAGATGTACTAAAATGCTACACAACCGCCGGGATTACCTTCGAAGGAGAGCAAAG caaATGCACCATAGAGGATTTCGATGA
- the si:ch73-109d9.1 gene encoding uncharacterized protein si:ch73-109d9.1 isoform X1 gives MSEALFLTFQTQLSVVMETVLKSAMFEITRLVEDSFLEEVGHRKQEVEVLKRRLQLSESKLRERERECERGRKIRCSDCGRAGDSSNRDESQPVETVRGANTLCLGLSLRDQSTNQPTLTEEMWNTRQRLESNKKTTTNSHSKEKNDVHRNSVKEIITPNSSAPIPQDFLQRLLGNSAIQSGSTSDFKPKVNDVDQSEKDFTLDKEMDSNHSRLIQSPSTQEAQEDLPMSSPNDRVKSETELDLLSVKEEEEMVPVWDSVNRDDGCHAEMADPSQGELGGSCDQDEIQIGQRFAEHSSTEQGNSHALNKQRTFSIVAREILTQFQVWQRACYSRNIEWGPITAKIISALPHLYGREAEVIVRCTKMLHNRRDYLRRRAKMHITVLKKGEMPCISKCTQCCDKYHCPFCETWVYKPRGVGSVVNHIQNHLKLAVHLADLTIIKCNLKCREIGHFHCCYCSATVLRKAQFHIHLSKCIQKLTAEEEFEENCSLDGSPKHE, from the exons ATGTCGGAAGCCCTTTTCCTCACATTCCAGACTCAGCTCTCCGTTGTCATGGAGACCGTCCTTAAATCAGCCATGTTTGAAATAACCAGGCTGGTGGAAGACAGCTTCCTTGAGGAAGTGGGTCATCGTAAACAAGAGGTGGAGGTCTTGAAACGAAGGCTACAGTTGTCTGAGAGTAAActgagggagagggagagggaatGTGAACGGGGGAGGAAGATACGATGCTCTGACTGCGGAAGAGCAGGAGATTCCAGCAACAGAGATGAGAGCCAGCCTGTAGAGACAGTCCGGG GAGCAAACACACTTTGTTTAGGACTAAGCCTGAGAGATCAGTCTACCAATCAGCCTACACTGACTGAAGAAATGTGGAATACAAGACAACGCCTGGAGtctaacaaaaaaacaacaacaaactcaCACTCTAAAGAGAAGAACGATGTACACAGGAATAGTGTAAAAGAGATCATCACACCTAACTCCAGTGCACCAATTCCTCAGGATTTTCTGCAGAGGCTTCTGGGAAATTCAGCAATCCAGAGCGGGTCCACTAGTGACTTCAAACCCAAAGTGAATGATGTAGACCAATCTGAAAAGGACTTTACTCTTGATAAGGAAATGGACTCAAACCACTCAAGACTGATACAAAGTCCTTCGACTCAGGAAGCGCAAGAGGATTTGCCAATGTCTTCACCAAACGACAGAGTAAAATCAGAGACAGAGCTGGATCTCCTATCTgtcaaagaagaagaagagatgGTTCCAGTGTGGGATAGCGTCAACAGAGATGACGGTTGCCATGCAGAAATGGCTGATCCGAGTCAGGGAGAGCTCGGAGGATCTTGTGATCAGGATGAGATACAG aTTGGCCAAAGGTTTGCAGAACACTCTTCAACAGAACAAGGAAATTCACACGCTCTAAACAAGCAGAGAACATTCAGT ATTGTGGCCAGAGAGATCCTAACTCAGTTTCAGGTGTGGCAGAGGGCTTGCTATAGCAGGAACATTGAGTGGGGCCCGATTACAGCAAAG ATCATATCTGCACTGCCGCATTTGTATGGACGAGAGGCAGAGGTGATCGTAAGATGTACTAAAATGCTACACAACCGCCGGGATTACCTTCGAAGGAGAGCAAAG ATGCATATTACTGTCCTTAAAAAAGGAGAAATGCCCTGCATCTCTAAGTGCACCCAGTGTTGTGACAAGTATCACTGCCCGTTTTGTGAGACCTGGGTCTACAAGCCAAGAGGGGTAGGGAGCGTTGTTAACCATATCCAGAATCATCTGAAGTTGGCTGTCCACCTTGCTG ATTTGACTATTATCAAGTGTAACTTAAAATGCAGGGAAATTGGACATTTTCATTGTTGCTACTGCTCTGCCACTGTTCTGCGGAAAGCACAATTTCATATTCATCTTTCAAAATGCATCCAGAAGTTAACCGCTGAGGAGGAATTTGAGGAAAACTGCTCACTTGATGGAAGTCCTAAACATgagtag